The genomic DNA AGCGCACGGCAAAGCGCCTCGGTATCCCGGTGGTGCCTGGCTCCGACGGCGCGATCAGCGACGAGAAGGAAGCCAAGCGCGTCGCCGCCGAGATCGGCTATCCGGTGATCATCAAGGCTTCGGCCGGCGGCGGCGGCCGCGGCATGAAGGTGGCGCGCACTGAAGCCGACCTCGAAGTGGGGCTGCATACAGCAAAGTCGGAAGCGGGTGCGGCCTTCGGCGACGACGCCGTGTACATCGAGAAATATCTGGAAAAGCCGCGCCATATCGAATTGCAGGTGTTCGGCGACGGCGCCGGCCGCGGCGTGCATTTCGGCGAGCGCGACTGCTCGCTGCAGCGCCGCCACCAGAAGGTGTGGGAGGAGGCCAACTCGCCCGCGCTCAATGCAGAGGAGCGCGCGCGCATCGGCGGCATTTGCGCCAAGGCGATCGCCGATCTCGGCTATTCCGGCGCCGGCACCATCGAATTCCTCTACGAGAACGGCGAGTTCTATTTCATCGAGATGAACACCCGCCTGCAGGTCGAGCATCCGGTGACGGAAGCAATCACCGGCATCGACCTCGTGCACGAGCAGATTCGCGTCGCCTCCGGCGGCGGGCTGTCGGTCCGGCAGGAAGACATCAAGTTCAACGGCCACGCCATCGAGTGCCGCATCAACGCCGAGGACCCGCGCACCTTCACGCCGTCGCCCGGCACGATCACGCATTTCCACACGCCCGGCGGCCTCGGCGTCCGAGTCGATTCCGGCGTCTATTCTGGCTACAGAATCCCGCCCTACTACGACAGCCTGATCGGCAAGCTGATCGTGCATGGCCGCAACCGCGTCGAATGCATGATGCGGCTGCGGCGGGCGCTGGACGAGTTCGTCGTCGACGGCATCA from Mesorhizobium sp. M1E.F.Ca.ET.045.02.1.1 includes the following:
- the accC gene encoding acetyl-CoA carboxylase biotin carboxylase subunit, which produces MFQKVLIANRGEIALRVLRACKELGIQTVVVHSTADSDAMHVRLADESVCIGPPPARESYLNIHQIVAACEITGADAVHPGYGFLSENAKFADILAAHNITFIGPSGDHIRVMGDKIEAKRTAKRLGIPVVPGSDGAISDEKEAKRVAAEIGYPVIIKASAGGGGRGMKVARTEADLEVGLHTAKSEAGAAFGDDAVYIEKYLEKPRHIELQVFGDGAGRGVHFGERDCSLQRRHQKVWEEANSPALNAEERARIGGICAKAIADLGYSGAGTIEFLYENGEFYFIEMNTRLQVEHPVTEAITGIDLVHEQIRVASGGGLSVRQEDIKFNGHAIECRINAEDPRTFTPSPGTITHFHTPGGLGVRVDSGVYSGYRIPPYYDSLIGKLIVHGRNRVECMMRLRRALDEFVVDGIKTTLPLFRDLVGNPDIANGDYDIHWLEKYLADED